A segment of the Pirellulales bacterium genome:
GCGGAATCTGATTTAAGTGCGGCTTGATTTTGGCGATGTTTTCCCAATCGGCAGAACCTTTGAAATAATCCGCCGCTGTCCGGCCGTGAACCGTTATTGCCAACGCTCCCGCGGCTTCGACAGTCTTCGCCACTTCAATCGCATTGATACAGTTCCGCGCGCAGCCAAGCCGGATCTTCGCCGTCACCGGCGTTGGATCGCATGCCGCGACGACGCGTTCGATAATTCGCCCCATTCGCTCCGGCTCGCGTAACAAGTATGAGCCGCTATGCGCCTTGGCCGCCACATCTTTCACCGGGCAGCCGAAGTTGATGTCCACGACGCTAACGCGATATTCATGCGCCAGCCGCGCTCCGACCATCGCCATCGTCTCGGGATCGTTGTCCCAAATCTGCACGGCCAGCGGCCGCGCCTCGTTGGCCACGCCCCACAGGCGGTCGGGCGCTTCCTGTTCGTTTTCGTCCATCCATTTGAAGGCCCGCGCCGAAACCATTTCCGTGGCGAGCAAACCCACGCCCCCAAACTCGCGCACCACCTGCCGATACGCATAATTCGTAAACCCCGCCATCGGCGCTTGCAGCAGCGGCGGATCCACGACCAGCGGCCCAATGCGCAATGGCTTCACGGGTGCTGCAATGCCGCCGCTTTCCGTTTCCAAGCGGTCGCCAACAAAACGCGGCAATGTCATGGGCGGAATTCGCATTTGTGCTATCTTACCTTGATCGTCCATCATCTCGTAGGAGGCGAGCCGTTTCGCCGACCAAGCCACGCTAGAGGGATGCTGGATCGTAGTCTTATTCAGCACCCATCGCATCGCATGAAATCGACCCTCGTTCCCGGTCTGAAAGCTGAAGGACGCCACCGAGTGGTGACGCAAGAATTGCTCAGTTCGATTTACCCCGATGGCCCCGCCGTCTTTGCCACGCCGTGGCTGTTAAGTCTGATGGAACAAGCCGCTGCTCAAGCGATTTTTCCGCACCTTGACCACGGCGAAGCCTCCGTCGGCTACGGCTTCGAATTCACGCACCTCGCTCCAACCCCTGTCGGCGCGACCGTCATCGCTACCGCCGAGATCGCATCGATCGACAAGAACATGGTCGCATTGCACATCGAAGCCCACGACGACTCCGAGTTAGTCAGCCGCGGCAAACATATCCGCGCCATCATCGATATGGATCGCTTTATGCGCCGAGTAAAACGCAAAGCGGGTGGCTAAGCAACGGTAGTGAACTGGATTGAATCGTTCTGAAAACCGGCGCGACGCTTGAAGCCTGACGATTTCTGCCGAATTGAACTTCGATTATCGACCTTGAGCTTTGTATCGCGAGCCGAGACCGCCTTTGACAAATGGATCGGCCGGAACGGTCGATTCGACCTTGGACTGAGGTCCGGCAGAACCTTCGCCGCCAAGATTGTACCTGTCGAGGGAGTCGCCATTCGCCGCCACTGGCACCTGCTGCTCTGATGCAACGCCGGTACGCGCTGTCCAACCGTCGCGGGCCGGCAACGGTCGCTGGCCATCTGCACTGAGCGGCGACGTCGGCCGAGTTGGCGTCGCGCTCAGTCGCTCTGGCTGCTTGATGGGAATCAACATACTGGCGAACTTCTCCGCCGAAGTGCCCGCTGGCGCTGCCAGCGCAGCATATTCGGCAATGTCTAAGTTATATTGCAAGACAGCATCGAGAAACCTGTGCCGCTGCTGGCGCAATGTTTCATGGCAAGCCAAAACGGTGCGTAAATCCACTTCGCCTTTCGCATGAGCCTGCTCGGCGTAATGCACTGCACTGGTGGCCGAATGTACGGTCGCTGCCCAGTCGTTTATCGCCCTCAAGCGCAGTGGCAATCTCTGATCGATTTGCCCTGCTCGGACGTTCGGTCGAGTCGCAAAAATTTGACTGTAATAGGTGTGATATGGGCCGACGAGCGGACGATCGATCGCTAAAGGCTGGTCCGCCGCAGGATAAAACGAAGAAATCGCGCCCAGATCTGCCGCCGCCGATGCAAGCTCAATCTCGGCTTCGGTCGCACGCGCCCCCGCCGTTCCACGCGCCGTTGATAAGATCGGGCCTTCAACGGCATGTTTGCCTGGCACGATTTGCTCCAGACGCTGTTGCTCGTCGCGCGCCCAGCCCAATCTGCCGTTGGCAAGTATCATCCGCCAATAGGCCTGAGCGACCGCGGCGCGATCGACTTCATGACTGCGTTCGAGATACTGACTTAGCGGGGCAATGCCTCCTCCCGCCACCGAGTTTAGCGAACTCTTCAATAAGTCCGCAGCCGCATGGGCTGCGGCTTGAGCGCCCAAATCGACCGCGATTGAAGAACCTGCCGGCGGAGCGGTATCGCTACGCGTCCGCTGCAGGGAATCAGGCGGCGAAAGTTCGCGCGGCACTCCTTGTTTCAATGGTAATTTGCCCGGTGGCAATTCTTCCTCGTACCCGGTTGGACTAACTTCCGACGGCAGTGATGCTGGACGCGATGGAGTTGCGGTCAAAGGTATTCCATCGCCGATCATCGGCGATGGATTTGTGGAGGGGGTAGCCGTCGAATTCGTCATCGGCGCTAGTGGCCGTGCATCGCTCACGTCCGGTAATCCTAACGGGGGCGGTCCTACAGGACTCGTTGGCGGCGTCGATGGAGCCGAGGGCCTCCACGGCGGCGCTTCACTAGCGTTTTCCGCGGGCTTGGCTGCCGCCGGCGAACCGGTCGCTTGCACATCGACCGACGGCCCGGGCGCGACACCTGCCGCCGAATTGCGAACCATCACGGATGGCAAATTTGCCGCGTCTTCCGCAGCGCATTGGGGCGAAAGATAGGCTGTACCAACAAGTATCCACGCCATTGCCCACGAATAATCCTTCATCGGGACCACCTCTAATTAGGTCCAAAGCCACGGGGAAATCCATTTCACGCCTCCTTAACCTGACACATTCGCAAGTTTGGGTCAATCGCAGTCTGATGCTTGCAAATCCCCATGAATTCGGGTTAGGCCCGAAACATCGTCCCAATTGAAATGTGCGTGGCTCATGAGCTCGCACGTGGCGTCGAACGAAGGACTACTGCCGCTAACTTGCGCCTATTTTCTGGAGAGCTTCGGCCGAACCAGTGGCGCAGTCAGGAAGCCGCGGTACAACCAAACCCTGGACGAATTGACGAACCGTCTCTCACCTCGTTCAATAGTGGGTGATGCCGCGCAGGAGGCTTCGCGGCCGATTTTCTGTAATCCGCATGGAAATAGCATCCAATCTGGCATGACCAAGCATATTTTTGTCACCGGCGGCGTCGTCAGTTCCCTTGGCAAAGGACTCACCAGCGCTAGCGTCGGCTTGCTGCTTGAAAGCCGCGGATTACAAGTGCGGATGCAGAAACTCGATCCGTACATCAATGTCGATCCAGGGACGATGAGCCCCTATCAGCACGGCGAAGTTTACGTGCTCGACGACGGCAGCGAAACCGACCTCGATCTGGGCCATTACGAGCGATTCACAAACAGCCCGCTGACGCGAGATTCGAACTATACCACCGGACAGATCTACCTCAGCGTCATCAACAAAGAACGCCGCGGCGAATTTTTGGGAAAGACGGTGCAAGTCATTCCGCATGTGACAAATGAGATTAAGTCCGTCGTACACAAGCTAGCCGACGACGATGTGGACGTCGTCATTACTGAAATCGGCGGCACGGTCGGCGACATCGAGAGCCAGCCGTTTTTGGAAGCGATTCGCCAGTTTTCGCTCGATGTGGGTAAACAGAACTGCCTTTACATTCATCTGACGCTCGTGCCCTACTTGAAGGCTGCCGGCGAATTGAAAACCAAGCCGACGCAACATTCGGTGGGCCTGTTGCGACAAATTGGTATCCAGCCCGACGTGCTGATTTGCCGCACCGAGCGGTCGATTTCCCGCGAAGACCGCGAAAAAATCGCCCTGTTCTGCAATGTACCGACCGAAGCGGTGATCGAGGAAAAGGACAAGGATTTTTCCATTTACGAAGTGCCACTGAGCTTGCTCGATAATCGACTCGACGACTTCATTTGCCGCCGGCTCGGCCTGAACACGCCGCCGGCCTACCTGAGCGAGTGGCGCGACTTGCTTTACACGCTGCGTAATCCCGAGCAAGAAGTTTCAGTCGCGGTGGTTGGTAAATATGCGGAGCATCGCGACGCGTATAAGTCGATCTACGAAGCGCTCGATCATGCCGGGATTCACCACAAAGCCCAGGTTCGTATTCAAAGCATTCAGAGCGAAAATATTGAGCGCGATGGAGCCGAGCGGCTACTGGCAGGCTTCGATGGCATTCTTGTCCCTGGCGGCTTCGGCGAACGAGGCATCGAAGGTAAAGTAGAGGCGATTCGGTTCGCCCGCGAGCGCGGCATTCCATTTTTCGGCATCTGCCTGGGAATGCAGTGTGCGGTGATCGAATTCGGCCGCAATGTAGTCAACTTGAACAATGCGCACTCGACCGAATTCAATAAAGACACGCCTCATCCGGTGATTTGCCTGCTAGACGAGCAAAAAACCATAACGGACAAAGGGGGAACAATGCGGCTGGGGGCGCAGCCAGCGCGACTCGATGCGTCGAGCAGGTCTTGGCAATGCTACGAGAGCGAAAGAATTACGGAGCGCCATCGGCATCGCTACGAATTCAACAACGATTACCGCCAGCAGTTTGAATCGGCCGGCATGTTGATTGCCGGGACAAGCCCGGATCGATCGCTCGTGGAAATCGTCGAGTTGCCCGATCATCCCTGGTTTTTGGCCGTGCAGTTTCACCCCGAATTCAAGAGCAAGCCGACGCAGGCGCACCCGCTGTTTGCCGGCTTTCTTGGAGCGGCCATCGAAAAGCACTCGACCGGTCAATGGGCAGCGATGGGAAGCTGAAGATACTTCAGGTCGCAAACCGGAAATCTCACATCTGTTATTGAAATTCGAGCAATGTCAAGCGAAACCGACAAGCCAAAAATCATCATCGACGAAGATTGGAAGTCGCAAGCCGAAGCCGAGAAAGAAGCCGCTCGCGCCGAGGCGGCATCGCCGACTCCTGCCTCACCAGATCCTCAAGCCAGCACACTTCCGCTTGATCAATCCGCCGAGCCTGCGGACGCTCCGCTTCCGCCAGCGACCCTCACTTTTCTCTTCACGACGATCGCCACGCAAGCGATGATCGCGCTTGGCCAAGTCCCTAACCCGATCAACGGTATT
Coding sequences within it:
- the dusB gene encoding tRNA dihydrouridine synthase DusB; amino-acid sequence: MTLPRFVGDRLETESGGIAAPVKPLRIGPLVVDPPLLQAPMAGFTNYAYRQVVREFGGVGLLATEMVSARAFKWMDENEQEAPDRLWGVANEARPLAVQIWDNDPETMAMVGARLAHEYRVSVVDINFGCPVKDVAAKAHSGSYLLREPERMGRIIERVVAACDPTPVTAKIRLGCARNCINAIEVAKTVEAAGALAITVHGRTAADYFKGSADWENIAKIKPHLNQIPLIGNGDLDSPRSVVNAFEHYGVDGVMIARAGLSRPWLFAQCSAALRGEPIPPDPTLKEERALLYHHYRLVCQRFGDERGTALMRKFACCYAQGRRGARDFRAHVAIVSTPAEFDEAVDSYFPQ
- a CDS encoding thioesterase family protein produces the protein MKSTLVPGLKAEGRHRVVTQELLSSIYPDGPAVFATPWLLSLMEQAAAQAIFPHLDHGEASVGYGFEFTHLAPTPVGATVIATAEIASIDKNMVALHIEAHDDSELVSRGKHIRAIIDMDRFMRRVKRKAGG
- a CDS encoding CTP synthase, which translates into the protein MTKHIFVTGGVVSSLGKGLTSASVGLLLESRGLQVRMQKLDPYINVDPGTMSPYQHGEVYVLDDGSETDLDLGHYERFTNSPLTRDSNYTTGQIYLSVINKERRGEFLGKTVQVIPHVTNEIKSVVHKLADDDVDVVITEIGGTVGDIESQPFLEAIRQFSLDVGKQNCLYIHLTLVPYLKAAGELKTKPTQHSVGLLRQIGIQPDVLICRTERSISREDREKIALFCNVPTEAVIEEKDKDFSIYEVPLSLLDNRLDDFICRRLGLNTPPAYLSEWRDLLYTLRNPEQEVSVAVVGKYAEHRDAYKSIYEALDHAGIHHKAQVRIQSIQSENIERDGAERLLAGFDGILVPGGFGERGIEGKVEAIRFARERGIPFFGICLGMQCAVIEFGRNVVNLNNAHSTEFNKDTPHPVICLLDEQKTITDKGGTMRLGAQPARLDASSRSWQCYESERITERHRHRYEFNNDYRQQFESAGMLIAGTSPDRSLVEIVELPDHPWFLAVQFHPEFKSKPTQAHPLFAGFLGAAIEKHSTGQWAAMGS
- a CDS encoding DUF1844 domain-containing protein, translating into MSSETDKPKIIIDEDWKSQAEAEKEAARAEAASPTPASPDPQASTLPLDQSAEPADAPLPPATLTFLFTTIATQAMIALGQVPNPINGIIEFRQYQAKHYIDTLSMLEAKTANNRTPEESMLLNDMLHQLRMAYILSMNAAPIKN